The Helianthus annuus cultivar XRQ/B chromosome 11, HanXRQr2.0-SUNRISE, whole genome shotgun sequence region atgttgcaacaatgatactgcaacatcgatattgaaaggttgatgtgtgatgggaagcttcattaaaacgacgatgttggaacaatgatactggaacgataacatgttcaacaaacattggaacaaagaagtgtaatcgaAGATTAGTGCCTaaatcacgagaaagatgcattcgagagagagagagagatacgcacacatatatgagcgagcgagatttgaatgtgatagcagataattatatcttatttataggattagaacaTACgctttgaattttgaattttgaatgtgggaactgataattattaaattatcttatttattgggaactgatgtttattgggaactgatgtTTATTGGTAATCGACAGTAGTATATATCCTTATATCCTcctttattaaaatattaaatattaaatattaaatatttgaATTGTTATGCAAAGCaggaaaaaaaagagagagaaggtcaattgtcatgatgacttttctgtaattactgatattatcggtaattactgatctgatttgaaagcaacTGTCATGATGACTTTACTAATTTTTAAAACATAATAACCGTCagtttgaaattcacattttgcatattttaaatgtccaaagctcaagaaattatcattaattactgatttgatttgcaacaaatagtcatcaagaattttttttaatataattttaaattttatgATCAAAACAATGTTGGAGGAAATCTTAACTCACTCACTGGTATGTAACGATGacgtaaaatggtaatttcattgtaattctagtttttatttgataatttcaatctatCACTAATTAACCCCATCAATAACAAAAAAGTGAGCAGTGGCTGTTTTTTTAGGAAAACCACTGATGGTCAATATCATTAtatgtcaacaataaaaaagtgAGCAGTGGCTATTTTTCCTATCAGATGATACCCAACAGTTTTTTAAACATTGATGTTTGGACAGTTAATGGTCAACAGATTTTGAAGAAACATATGTTTCGCCTTATATATCAGTTGTCTGGACTTAAACAGAAGTTtgagcttaaacagatgtttgcccataaacagaagTTTGACCATAAACAGGTGTTTGCCCATAAAGAAATGTTTATctggtggtttaaaaccactgttgaattaaaattgtttttgtggaggttgaaggggattgaaatgactgttgggttaaaatattgttttttttttggagaaggaacatgcttaaaatggtggtttaaaaccactgttcgGTTAAAACTGTTCAACCTAACATGtgtttccattaactattgacgAAATTGCAAACAGATGTTAAAACCACTGTTTGTTattgtacttctttacaaaattacatagaattcaagaaaatgaaacaatgacttaaagaactataatttaacacataatctaaTCAGGCAAAGCAATCTATTATATGAGAATTCACTGATTCTTACGACATGAAACAAAACATCATTATCTGCAATAATCAGATGATCAAAATGCAGTACATGAAAACGCTTCTTCAGCTGTTGAAGAGTAGCCCTTTCCTCATATACTTAATCCTTAACTTTGGTCATAAAGAGCTCCTATAAaacaaactttatgcttcttttaatacaaaaaagcCAGGAAACACCATtactctagtaagataaaatcttGTCTTAAAACAAtagcagatcctttcttgcgtttagtaggaactactatgggttctacatcatcatctTCTGCACAAGTCAAttataatcatcatttagtcataagcaAAAATTATTTTACCTATAaatttaataatctttctttgtgtttaattaaactttatgcttctttgaATACAGACCTATAATAACCCGCAGCAGAATGTATGAATTTCAAATAACTatgattagactgaaatataaaccgagaattagagtatatcacttcaaaattaaaAACTCAAATTTGAAAATCGGAGTagcaaaaaacacatactttaaATGATGTTGGAACAATAATACTGGAAACAaccgtagaacaatcatcatcattatcatctgcAACAGATCATtgacaatcatcatttagtcagaactcagataacaaaactttaataaaaatcaaaaataaaaacacatagcATGATTATGGCAAACCAGATATCAACAAAAAATCAACAgattaaaccctaatttcaaaaagaataatcggtgaacatattcacagatcaataatcaacagatgttgtactcatatcATAACAATTAAGAAAAATCAACACAGATATATAAACATACAAATCAAACCTGAAGATGAAACAATCTTGTAAGAGAAACACCGCAGAACCATTAGCCGGTGCCCCATCTCTTGATCTAACTCTCGAACGAAACCCTAGCAATGGTTACATGAAAAGACCCAAAACACAAAGGATTACTATAAATAAGAGGAAATCATGAAAGTATTTCAATAAAAAAAGAAGAACAAACCTTTTGATGAAGTAATGGatgaacaaatgaaggatgtatGCCAAAATCTAATTTACAGCGTTTGTGAAATTTGAATCGCCGGAATATAGAGAGAGAAGGAACCCTGGGCATTTGTAAAAACCTAGTTTGTAAAGAAAGAGGAGAAGTGAGAAGAGAGATTATATAAGGAAAAGGGCACtggtactgttgggcgggaaaagagtactgtaagtgcagttcctgcagGGTAACTGTCGCTTGtcagttctggtcaaccaaagcagaagtccaagttaaagtcaacaataatgaagaattcaagaccacatgaagaccatgcactgatcaagggggagtttattagtgcactttgggtgataagtgcatgctttccaattgttagggtctttattgtacatgtcttgaaacttagtccaagttttatccttggacaatttgtccaagtttATGTCTAGGACTTTTGTCAGGGGTTTGTGTTTAGGCAAAAGTCAGGGTTTTTGTGTAGATTATTTTGTCCGGGTTTTAgtccctagtctatatatatgtgttgtataggaTTAGGGCAAGGATCGATCCATCAAGAAGCTTTGTGCACCTCTCCTAACTTCTTGTTCCTCCTGGTGTGCATAtcctagagagagagagactatgtgttagtgagagaaagctaggtttagatctttgtgatctaaaccagcttgtagatgatgtatactcctttggtttgtgtaatctgtgatgactgattcaatAATAAAGGgttcatcttctacatatttctatcttgttcatattttgttcttcatgtcttgaatcaagtgcaatgtttgatgttcgtcatcgatccggtgcttttTCAAGAACTGAGGATGCCCTAATTAAGTGACACGTagcccaaataactttcatttattatatataatagatattatcttatatattaataataaaacgTTATGAATAGTActtttatattattataatagatacattttttctttactttttaacttgttaATATGACTTTTAAATTTAACAACTAATTTAAGAATTTTTTTTATGTGTCAATATTCATATCCTATATATTCATAtcctatatattaataataaaacgTTATGAATAGTACTTTTATATTATTATCATATATACgttttttctttactttttaacttgttaATATAACTTTTAAATTTAACAACTAATTTAAGATTTTTTTTATGTGTCAATATTCATTTTAGAAAAGTTATTTATATGATAATTTTGAGAATTTCCCCGGTAAAGTGCCGCCCATTGAACTCTTCACATGAGTTTTGTTGGAACATACTATGATAAACATCATGACAAAAAAAGAAGTCAAAAGATTCAACCCCTCCAAAAAAAGAAGTATTTTAGGACCATATATAGCAAATTTTAAGTCTTTTTTATCCTTTACAACTAGATAATCTTCAGCATATCTATCCTATGATCAAAAACTAAGTCTATATATAACCATGCAAATACCTTGTCTATCTTTACCCTCAAAAACTGTGTGTAAAGTTTTAAACAATGCTAAAAATGTACGGACATAGATGGTGGTGTTTCGCGGCGGTTGTGGTGGTGGCGTGTTGGTGGAAAGGTGTTGTGGGACAACAACAACCGCGGCAGGCTTCGGCCATATGGGTGATGGGAGATTCATTGGTGGATAATGGGAATAACAACTTTCTCATGTCCTTAGCTAGAGCTAATTATTATCCGTATGGCGTCGATTACTACCGCGGTCCTACGGGTAGATTTTGTAATGCAAGGACTTTCAGTGATATACTTGGTACTTTATCAACTTATTTGGTTATGTTAACTTGATATATTTGATTTGTTTTGTTGTGTTGTGTATGtgtgattttgtttttgtttttgtttttgtttttttttttttttgtactgTATAAAATGATTTTGGCTGCAGGAGATTGGCTAGGAGTAGCGGCTCCGCCACCGTTTGCCGATCCCAGGACGGCCGGAAACAGGATTCTGGGTGGTGTCAATTATGCTTCGGCTGCTGGTGGTATCCTTGATGAAAGTGGCCAACACTATGTAATCATACATTTTATGAAGTCATATTATGAACTTTTAAAAAAATCATCAAAGTGGTCTGTTTTAACAAATAACTTAGAGAAAATAGTTTTAACTTTCTTTTTACAAATACAtatattatttgattttttttctatAAAAAGTTGTTTTAGCCAACAAGAAGCTTTCACATATGGATCTATTGCATATGGCACGTCAAGGGATATGTGTTAGGCAATGGTTGATTGGAAAATTTTAAAAGTCAAGACTATTTAATTAAATACATCGGTCAAGATGACCATTTTGGTGATTTTccctttttttaaataataatctgATAAACTGGTTGTAGGGAGATCGTATCACCTTGAACCAGCAAGTTGTGAATTTCGAGACTACGTTAGGCCAGTTACGAACTATGATAAGTCCAGCAAACCTCACTCAATTCCTCGCGAACTCGATAGTGATCATGGTTTTTGGTAGCAACGATTACATCAACAATTACCTAATGCCAAACCTCTATGCAACGAGCCGCTTTTACAATCCCCAAGCATTTTCCAACCTCCTTCTCAATCGTTATGCTCGTCAAATTCAAGTATAATATTTCGATTGTGTTTTATGGTTTTTGTAGTGTTGTTTAACGTTAAACCTATAACTTTTACCAATGTTTTTgtattgtgtgtatatataggcACTATACAGCCTAGGACTACGGAAATTCTTTCTAGCGGGAGTTGGGCCAATTGGGTGCACACCAAACCAGTTAGCCACTGGTCGAGGTGCGCCTGGGCGATGTGTGGACTCGGTGAACCAGATGGTAGGACCGTTTAACGAGGGCCTCAAAAGTCTTGTTGGTCAGTTCAATGGTGGCTCCCATCCTGGAGCCATGTTTGTATATGGAAACACATATGGTACTTTTGGTGACATTTTGAATAATCCTGCAAGATATGGTATTGACTTATTCCTAGGATTAATATCATGTAactttgttggccgttcaaaaaaataataatgataataataataaaaaataacatgTAACTTTAACCTTGAATGGGTGGTGCAATAGTAAGCACCTAATCCCGTTAGAAGAGGTTTTATGTTTGAATCTTACTTTCGGTAATTTTCTATAATAACATTTTAGATGAAACTGCCCAACACAAATTACGATTTATTTGGTTTGttggttaaaaaaaataaataataaaaaacggTAACTATGAGTTATAGAACTTATAGTGTTAGACGATCGATTACTTTAAGTATTagatagttttttttaaataacgatATGTTTTTGTTTAATTACAGGGTTTAGGGTGAGAGATAGAGCATGTTGTGGGTTGGGAAGGAACCAAGGACAAATAACGTGTATCCCGAATTTAATGCCATGCGCCAATCGGAACGAATATGTGTTTTGGGATGCTTTCCACCCGACGCAAGCTGCAAATGGGGTTCTCGCTCAAAGGGCGTACAGCGGATCCACTACAGACACCTTTCCGATCAATGTTCAACAATTGGCACAACTTAAACTGTGATCGTGTTTTCGGTCATGGTTTTGATCCGTGAATCTGGTTGTTTTATTTCTGTCTTTTAAGAAGATGATGTTGGTGTGTTTTACTTGTGAAAAATATTTGTACTTTTAAACTTATAAAAGGTTGTTATGCTTCAATATGCTTGTAAAAAAGTTATGTTTCCATATATTTTTCAAGCAAAGGAGTTCCTTTGGttaaggactaaacttgcaaatAACCAAATCACATAAACCATTTGTGTAAtaaatttaaattttaatgaAAAAATGTATTATATCCAAAATAAAGTATACTTCGgtaaaatatttaaaaaactaCCTTTTTATGTAACTTAGTTTTTggtaaattatatatatatatatatatatatatatatatatgacaaggataaatcgaaaacccatgtgagttgaAAAAACCTTGAAAACTCAATATCTACAATTGATCTTGTGAATGGTTGGCTGAGATTTGTTGTGAGTGTAAAGGTACACCAAGGGTAATTTCGTCTTTTTGACAACTTATTTGAGTGTTGTGCTAATGGGACTTCCATCAAATGCCTACACCACAACACTTGTCGCCACCCCCCATATTAAAAAGAGAATGTCAAACTTTCTCTCTCTTCCTGTGATATCTTGAAACACACAAAAGTCTCTCTCATATTCCTCTCACATCCACATTTTATTTCGCTATCTTTCATTATCATATTAACCCTTAAAAAACATTTTATTATATATTAGAAAACGTAAGACATATGTTACATATATAAATTTTAGTTATTAAATGTATGCAATCTTTAATTTACATGATTTTATCTataacttcaaaaataaatgttaCATACAtcaataatttgtttttttagaaTTGTTAAATATGTAACTAGCAAAACATATATGAATATAGGATTTGTTACATTGCTAAAACCCAGTTACATTGTGTTACATAAAATATTACAAATAACTGTAACAATGCTAAGACTCAGTTACATTGTGttacataaaaatattaaacaaaatTGTAACAAAGTTACATTGTGttacataaaaatattaaacaaaattgtaacaatattagacatgttacgTTGTGTTACATAAAATGTTACAAAATAATTGTAACAATGTTAAGACACGGTTACTTTGTTATACATAAAAATGTTACACAAAATTGGTACATTGCTAACACCCAACTACTACATTTATATGAACCTCCTTGACTTTTGTAACTAGGAATGATGTGTATCCCATCATCTATCCAAAATACCAATGTTACATCACTTCAAATACATATGTTAATATTAATTCAAAATAACTTCTTAACATCATATGAATACACATCTCATTATTCAACTAAAACAATtagaaacaaaaaaacaaaaaacaaaatttaaGCAAACTTACAACTCACTATTATCACAAAAAAAGTTaatgaaataaaaaataaataaaccagCATATACCTCGTTATCTGCGAAACGAATTCACCCAACACAACCATCAAACCATGTTTTTAATCTTCATAACCAACCCATGACAACACTTGACCTACAAATGATTCTTTTTTTAAGGGTTAAGGTCTTCCATTTTGCTCCCAAAATGTTTGCACTATATATTCTTTAGAATTTTCTGATCTCTTGACTTGCAAAATTCATAAAAAAACGACGAAGGATCTAAGATCAGTGCCACCGTATTTTATCGTTATCATTTCAATGAGTGAATCAGGGAGCAAGATGAGAGAGACATAACTGGCTGGAAACCAAACAACTTCTAGTTGATTTTGCGTCTTCTACATCGACATTATGTTATTGTTTGACGTATTCCAGATTAAAATCACCGGAGGTCACTTCAAAGTCACCAAAGTTTAGATCTGAACACCAAACGAACCCTAAGTGCACCGGCAAAACCTCCCCATATCGGCAAACGAGAGAGATCTGGTAAACCCCCGTATCGACATCTTTAGATTTGTTCCGATTTGTTTAGATCTATTTGAAGAAAAGGAATGAAGGAAAAGGATAGTGAATGaatgagagagagagtgtgtgtaaaGAAAATCTGGTGATAAAGAAGTGAAAGAAAGAGTGAGAGAAAGATAGTATTAAATGCAAAGTTGATGTTGCAACTTCTGCCAAAGTCACCCCATAAAGTCAAATAGCTCTGTTACATTCAGTATTTGTGTAATGCAAAATTACGATACTGCCCTTAAAGCCAATGTAACACAGTTTTAAAGAGAATGTAAAACAGCCCACGTGGCTTAACCTTGTCCACACAAAAGGGTTTTCTTAGTTTTtgaactggggtgggttttctTATTATAATTagcctacatatatatatatatatatatatatatatatatatatatatatatatatatatatatatatatatatataggagaaggatccgttaggaaccaccctttattgcgagaaccgcgagaaccagtgtgaacacatggcaaaattgtaattatgTGATATTTATTATAAAAACACGCGCCCCCCTGTTTCACAACTCTGTTCAGATACACAGTTAGGGTTTCATTCATCAGATCAGAACTTTGTATACATCAATCCACAGTTAGGGTTTCATTCATCAGATCAGAACTTTGTAGACATCGACGACGGTGGCCGACGGCGTTCATGTAACTCACCGGAGTTCATGGCGGCGGCATGCGGTCATGGTGTTTCCAGCGGCATTCACAACGACAACCCACCATTTACACCCTCTACATGGCATCCTCTGATTCATCAAGTGTCGATTCCCACACATCTGATGTTCCTCCTCATACATTCTCTGATAATCCTCCTCATATCTACATGGCATTCTCTGATTCATCAAGTGTCAAGTGTCGATTCTCACACATCTGATGTTCCTTCTCATACATTCTCTGATAATCCTCCTCATACATATGATGCTGACATTGTTGGTGACATTGTTGGTCCATCTGCTGATAATACAGTTGACAGTCACAATACATCTACAAATACAGAACATCAAGAGTTGCAGTTCATTCGATTTATGACCAAAGGTATTATGTTGACTGTAAATGATGTATATACTTTGTAAATGATATTATATTAaatgatatgcacatgtgcattatatttactgtaaatgatgttgtattaaattatatgcacatgtgcattatgttgattgtaaatgatattgtattaaattatatgcacatgtgcattatgttgaaaattagaTTATGTCGTTGATGTATGGATTATGAACAAGTGCCTTATGAATGACTATCCAATTATGTACAAGATGGCAGCAAACAAAGGGGCTTGTGTGGCGGACAACTACAAAAAGAAATAGGGGAGGTGACTGTGTGGGATTGGCAATGGAAGAACAATCCGACAACCGGGGAGGCATTGGTGGAGTTTATGTAGCTTTTGGCGTTGCTGAGAGACACCAGAATGAAGACGGGTCAATATGGGTGGGGTTGGCACTCGGAAAAATAAGTCGACTTTCAATGTTAAAACCGTTAGAGAGTATTTGTGTGTCACAAGCGGGGACCCGTCGAGTGGCTTTGTAGTGACCTGGAACGGTTGGGCTACACCTAAAGCCAATATGTTAGCATGGAAAGGCGTCGAAGGCGGGTTACCGACAAAGACGGATATGGAAAAAAGGGAATTCACATCAGCAACACATTGTGCCTGGGTTGCGGATACGAGTAAGAAACTGTTGGACACATCCTCATTACGTGTTTGACTTGTACGATTACTCGGTTGAATACATCATTTATCCCTTAACCACAACAAATTACATCCTTTTTTTGTCCGATTATATTGTTTTTTGTCATCCATATATAAATAAACTTAATTTCACTTGTAACCCCTTTGTAATACAGATGGCATCCTCTGATTCATCACATCTATACCCTCCTCGTCAATCTGATAATGACATTAACAAAGTTAGGTCAACTTCGGCTTATAAAAAGACCTATTTTTTTATATCCATACTATTGAATCTATGTCTACAAAAGAAAATGTCGTTGTAGCCGAACACTCAATTTCCGCTGAATACTCAATTTCCGATGACAATACTTCAATATCGACTGCTATATCACCCACAAATCTGGACCAACAACAATTGCAATTTATACCAACAATTACAATTTATACGATAGGAGACTAAAGGTAGTATACAGAAATAGTTTTTACATGCTTGATAACTCTATGTTCCTATATCAGTGTTTATTTATCATTGTTCATTGTTTGTTTTTCTAGTTTTTACATGCTTTACTACTTTATGTTATTATATCATTGTTTATTTAACATTTGCCTGATTACTCTATGTTCCTGTATCATTGTTTATATAAAttgttcatttttttttgtttatctgCTTGATCAATATAAtgatcatgcacatgtgcattatgttgataacACCCATACTCGTCACCGATCATGCACATGTACATTATGTTGATAACACCCATACTCGTCATCCGTAAACTGTTAACCATCATTAACATGAACATGCACATGTGCCAACAATCCATAATCATCACAAATAAACTGTTAACCATCAtgattatgcacatgtgcatcacattaccAACACCCCATACTCATCACCAAAAAAAATTGTTAAACATTTATACATCATGTGTATACACACCATATACCATATTAATCACACCATATACCATATTAATCACAATcttatatgtttttctttttatttatacaGGAACAGTTACGACTTCTACACCTAATGGCACACCATATTGGATGCCTGATGTTGATGTTGATGCTataatgttgatgatgatgctgaATACATCCCTATTATAAACAATACGATTAACAGTTAGGAGAACATTGATTCCAATGATACTGAtgaagatgttgatgatgatgctaaAGACCctgcatacatatatatatatatatatatatatatatatatatatatatatgtatatatatgaatcTAAGCAACCTCATAGACATTCATCTAGGCGTGTAGACATTCATCCAGACGTCATAAAACATTCAACGATTCTTGACTATCCTATATATAATGATAAACAGTTTCTAAGCATTATTCTTTTTGTTTACAATCATTTTGTACTGTCTGTATACGTATTCATAGTTTATGATTGTGATCATGTTACTTTGATATCAGTTACTTATTATACATAAGCGTATGTAATTTCATTATTGACCACCTAACATATATTACCAACATGGTTACTGTTTTGaaaaatgcacatgtgtataCATGTTTATTGTTTCACCCCACATGGTAATTGTTTCAAACAATGCACATATGCATACATGTTTAATGTTTCACTACATATTGTTATTGTTTCgaccaatgcacatgtgcatacatgaataTCTTAACTACATGTAATCCgttttcctttacatatacatcaTCATATGCAATGTGGTACCCCATACGTAATAGGGTACcgcatatgtaatatgatacgcTTTATCAAACTTTGCACATGTCCAATACCTACATTTTATATGCCAAACAACCTAATACATCAAATATTAACAAACATACCTATATACCTGAAAAATCAAATAGAGTTTTAACCCATCAACCACCATATAAAACATCGTATACGTCAAACTTCTTATATCAACCGTTATCGTAAAAACCATCCACATATTACAATC contains the following coding sequences:
- the LOC110914531 gene encoding GDSL esterase/lipase At1g71250 → MLKMYGHRWWCFAAVVVVACWWKGVVGQQQPRQASAIWVMGDSLVDNGNNNFLMSLARANYYPYGVDYYRGPTGRFCNARTFSDILGDWLGVAAPPPFADPRTAGNRILGGVNYASAAGGILDESGQHYGDRITLNQQVVNFETTLGQLRTMISPANLTQFLANSIVIMVFGSNDYINNYLMPNLYATSRFYNPQAFSNLLLNRYARQIQALYSLGLRKFFLAGVGPIGCTPNQLATGRGAPGRCVDSVNQMVGPFNEGLKSLVGQFNGGSHPGAMFVYGNTYGTFGDILNNPARYGFRVRDRACCGLGRNQGQITCIPNLMPCANRNEYVFWDAFHPTQAANGVLAQRAYSGSTTDTFPINVQQLAQLKL